Proteins found in one Zea mays cultivar B73 chromosome 1, Zm-B73-REFERENCE-NAM-5.0, whole genome shotgun sequence genomic segment:
- the LOC103644423 gene encoding autophagy-related protein 3, producing the protein MQVKQKVYEFYKGTVERVTAPRTVSAFLEKGVLSVPEFILAGDNLVAKCPTWSWEAGDPSKRKPYLPANKQFLVTRNVPCLRRAISVEEEYDAAGAEVVLDEDGEGWLATHGVQASKPEEEEDIPSMDTLDIGRSDGIKSIPSYFSGGKDEEEEDIPDMDTYEDTGDIWLLLNHH; encoded by the exons ATGCAGGTGAAGCAGAAGGTCTACGAGTTCTACAAAGGCACGGTGGAGCGGGTCACGGCCCCGCGCACCGTCTCCGCGTTCCTCGAGAAGGGCGTCCTCTCCGTCCCCGAGTTCATTCTCGCCGGCGACAACCTCGTCGCCAAGTGCCCCACCTGGTCCTG GGAAGCGGGCGATCCAAGCAAGAGGAAGCCGTATCTCCCCGCCAATAAGCAGTTCCTCGTCACCCGTAATG TGCCCTGTTTAAGACGTGCCATCTCGGTTGAGGAAGAGTATGATGCAGCAGGAGCAGAGGTGGTTCTCGATGAGGATGGCGAAGGCTGGCTTGCAACACATGGAGTGCAAG CATCAAAGCCGGAAGAGGAGGAAGACATTCCCTCTATGGACACCTTGGACATAGGGAGATCTGATGGAATAAAGTCTATCCCCTCTTACTTTAGCGGTGGCAAGGATGAAGAGGAGGAAGATATACCTGACATGGATACTTATGAAGACACAGGGGATATTTG GCTGCTGCTGAACCATCATTAA